The genomic region GAGGCAATGGCGGCGTTGCCGGATCTGGGCCCAACGGGCCTCAAGAACAAGCCCCGCGTGGTGGTGCTCGGCTCCGGGCGGGCGGCGTGCCGGTTCCTCAAGGATGTTGACACCTCCGTCTACGACGTGGTGTGCGTGTCCCCGAGGAACCACATGGTGTTCACGCCGCTGCTTGCGTCGACGTACGTCGGCACGCTGGAGTTCCGGTCCGTGGTGGAGCCCGTCAGCCGCATCCAGCCGGCGCTCGCCACCCGCCTCGGATCATACTTCTTCCTCGCCAACTGCACCGGCATCGACACGCGGAAGCACGAGGTGTACTGCACGGTGGCGGCCGGAGACGAGCAGCTGCCCACCAACCCCTACCGCTTCAGGGTGGCCTACGACAAGCTTGTGATCGCCAGCGGCGCCGAGCCGCTCA from Triticum dicoccoides isolate Atlit2015 ecotype Zavitan unplaced genomic scaffold, WEW_v2.0 scaffold45191, whole genome shotgun sequence harbors:
- the LOC119346627 gene encoding internal alternative NAD(P)H-ubiquinone oxidoreductase A1, mitochondrial-like, yielding CGAGAAGHLYGPSRSISATPARLLPAAAEPVAAEYSDTEDPAEAMAALPDLGPTGLKNKPRVVVLGSGRAACRFLKDVDTSVYDVVCVSPRNHMVFTPLLASTYVGTLEFRSVVEPVSRIQPALATRLGSYFFLANCTGIDTRKHEVYCTVAAGDEQLPTNPYRFRVAYDKLVIASGAEPLTFNIKGVQENAIFLREVNEAQQIRRKLLTNLMLLAPHHCL